From a region of the Zingiber officinale cultivar Zhangliang chromosome 4B, Zo_v1.1, whole genome shotgun sequence genome:
- the LOC121976389 gene encoding pentatricopeptide repeat-containing protein At1g55890, mitochondrial-like, protein MMTNRTRCLFLLHRRLSSTTTAIATSPVAIDKPNPPTPSEPRSLTLNKLFNERDPDKLTAAFIAASSSYRFRCRHRIYEVSIRRLAKCGRPDAVEAILEHHKSFSSDLAHEGFGISLISLYGKAAMPAHAAATFRQLPDLGSPRTVKSFNALLTAYAQSGDLNGLNEAFRDIPASITPDIISYNILIGALCEKGDLEAAMRTVDLMNTNAISPDLITCNILLHSFYINKPSEAEKIWAMMRENNIEPNSRSINAKLRWLVAEGRTHEVIELVDQMKRNGPKPDAFTFNALLKGYIQDGNLEEAKKLYLDFAKNECSPNQQTFEFLISYLCEAGELDWAVRCCNDGMSRRCYVRASFLQGVVDALVKNSRVEEAKKLVEAGWNNRYPKTSLGLPESTQSLVV, encoded by the coding sequence ATGATGACCAATCGCACTCGCTGTCTGTTCCTCCTCCACCGCCGCCTCTCCTCCACCACCACCGCCATCGCTACGTCGCCGGTAGCTATCGATAAGCCTAACCCTCCAACGCCCTCCGAGCCGCGATCCCTGACCCTCAACAAGCTCTTCAACGAGCGGGACCCTGACAAGCTCACCGCCGCCTTCatcgccgcctcctcctcctacCGCTTCCGCTGCCGCCACCGCATCTACGAGGTCTCTATCCGCCGCCTCGCCAAGTGTGGCCGGCCCGACGCCGTGGAGGCCATCCTCGAGCACCACAAGAGTTTCTCCTCTGACCTCGCTCACGAGGGCTTCGGcatcagcctcatctccctctacGGAAAGGCCGCGATGCCCGCCCACGCAGCCGCCACCTTTCGGCAGCTCCCCGATCTGGGCTCCCCCCGCACCGTCAAGTCCTTCAATGCCCTCCTCACCGCCTACGCCCAGTCCGGCGACCTCAACGGCCTCAATGAGGCCTTCCGCGATATCCCCGCCTCGATCACCCCTGATATCATCTCCTACAACATCCTCATCGGCGCTCTCTGCGAAAAGGGCGACCTTGAGGCGGCTATGCGCACGGTCGACCTAATGAACACGAATGCAATCTCCCCTGATCTGATCACCTGCAACATCCTTCTACACTCTTTCTACATCAACAAACCTTCCGAAGCGGAGAAGATTTGGGCGATGATGCGAGAGAACAACATCGAACCCAATTCAAGGAGCATCAACGCTAAGCTGCGTTGGCTGGTCGCCGAAGGAAGAACGCACGAAGTCATCGAGCTCGTCGACCAGATGAAGCGCAACGGACCGAAGCCTGATGCTTTCACCTTCAATGCCTTGCTCAAAGGCTACATCCAAGATGGGAACTTGGAGGAGGCGAAGAAGCTGTACCTCGATTTCGCAAAGAACGAGTGCTCACCGAATCAACAGACGTTTGAGTTTCTTATCTCATACCTTTGCGAGGCCGGTGAGCTCGACTGGGCGGTGAGGTGCTGCAACGATGGCATGAGCAGGCGGTGCTATGTGAGAGCGTCATTTTTGCAAGGGGTGGTGGATGCGCTGGTGAAGAACTCGAGGGTGGAGGAGGCGAAGAAGCTGGTGGAGGCTGGCTGGAACAACCGCTACCCCAAGACAAGTCTCGGGTTGCCCGAGTCTACTCAGAGTTTGGTTGTTTAA